One window of Phoenix dactylifera cultivar Barhee BC4 chromosome 5, palm_55x_up_171113_PBpolish2nd_filt_p, whole genome shotgun sequence genomic DNA carries:
- the LOC103721630 gene encoding uncharacterized protein LOC103721630: protein MEKASHGRAPQVLTKEKKKQVKDELDRLKQAEKKKRRLEKALATSAAIRSELEKKKQKKKEQDRLDEEGAAIAEAVALHVLLGEDADASCQVMLKNTKRFDSLYHSSNTGLFLGYQSIANYPAEGPGWLSASYSPWCTWSYLGSGRSLSPAVHVKDLQLPYYENTGQGADISAGFIAEQAVSSLQIAENSPKDSISG, encoded by the coding sequence ATGGAGAAAGCATCGCATGGTCGGGCACCCCAAGTTCTgacgaaggaaaagaagaagcagGTGAAAGATGAACTTGATCGCTTGAAGCAagctgagaagaaaaaaaggcgcCTAGAGAAAGCACTTGCAACTTCTGCAGCCATTCGATCTGAactggagaagaagaaacagaagaagaaagaacagGATCGACTAGATGAGGAAGGTGCTGCAATAGCAGAAGCTGTTGCTCTTCATGTCCTTCTGGGGGAAGATGCAGATGCATCATGTCAAGTCATGCTGAAGAACACCAAGAGGTTCGATTCTTTGTACCATTCCAGCAACACTGGCCTTTTCTTGGGATATCAGAGCATTGCAAATTATCCTGCTGAAGGACCAGGATGGTTATCTGCTTCATATAGCCCTTGGTGCACATGGAGttacttggggagtggacggtCGCTGTCACCTGCAGTGCATGTAAAAGATTTGCAATTACCTTACTATGAAAATACAGGCCAAGGAGCAGATATCTCAGCAGGGTTCATAGCAGAACAAGCTGTCTCATCACTGCAGATAGCAGAAAATTCACCTAAGGATTCAATTTCTGGCTAG